One genomic window of Chelonia mydas isolate rCheMyd1 chromosome 27, rCheMyd1.pri.v2, whole genome shotgun sequence includes the following:
- the TMUB2 gene encoding transmembrane and ubiquitin-like domain-containing protein 2, with amino-acid sequence MEPPGMTIIEGVGDEVTVVTGMVVLVLALVLAWLSTYVADGSNLLLGTIVATGESSVIHLSHVERYVGNSVTSEPTEPQGSADSSEEKAEEEGGAASNLGPAVEQGGNGSTSDSSLDHLLNIQGLPKRTSASESNALERPGQESQGTSQMSHIGEESEPCSGLIKVRLKFLNDTEEVAMVRPEDTVGVLKSKYFPGQENQMKFIYRGQLLQDQARTLRSLNIMDNCVIHCHLSQAASSPIPDSAVTPAEAAGLTVNIGNLMLPVFVVMLAVIWYCRINYRQFFTAPATISLVGVTVFFSFLVFGMYGR; translated from the exons ATGGAGCCCCCTGGCATGACCATCAttgaaggggtgggggatgaAGTAACGGTGGTGACTGGCATGGTGGTTCTTGTCCTGGCTCTGGTTCTGGCGTGGCTTTCCACTTACGTAGCAGATGGTAGCAACCTGCTTTTGGGAACTATTGTAGCTACGGGCGAATCCTCTGTGATCCATCTCAGCCACGTTGAACGGTACGTGGGGAATTCAGTAACGTCCGAGCCTACTGAGCCCCAGGGGTCCGCTGATAGTTCAGAAGAAAAAGCAGAAGAGGAAGGGGGTGCGGCATCCAACTTGGGCCCTGCAGTTGAGCAGGGGGGCAACGGCAGCACCTCTGACTCCAGCCTCGACCATCTGCTGAACATACAAGGCTTGCCCAAAAGGACATCAGCCAGCGAGTCCAATGCCCTAGAACGGCCGGGTCAAGAGAGCCAAGGAACCTCGCAAATGTCACACATCGGGGAGGAGAGTGAGCCATGCTCCGGGCTCATCAAAGTGCGTCTCAAGTTCCTCAATGACACAGAAGAGGTGGCCATGGTGAGACCGGAGGACACCGTGGGTGTTCTCAAGAG CAAATATTTCCCAGGACAAGAAAATCAGATGAAGTTTATCTATCGGGGCCAGCTACTCCAGGACCAGGCCCGGACTCTCCGCTCCCTCAATATCATGGACAACTGTGTGATCCATTGCCACCTGTCGCAGGCCGCCAGCTCCCCCATTCCTGACTCGGCGGTCaccccagcagaagcagcagggcTCACGGTGAACATAGGGAATCTAATGCTCCCTGTCTTCGTGGTGATGTTGGCTGTGATCTGGTACTGCCGCATCAACTACCGCCAGTTCTTCACTGCGCCGGCCACAATCTCCTTGGTTGGGGTGACTGTCTTCTTCAGCTTCCTGGTTTTTGGGATGTATGGACGATAA